One window from the genome of Paramisgurnus dabryanus chromosome 22, PD_genome_1.1, whole genome shotgun sequence encodes:
- the dcakd gene encoding dephospho-CoA kinase domain-containing protein: MFLVGLTGGIASGKSTVSSQLRELGCPVIDADVVARKVVEIESPAYRLILQHFGREVLLENGEIDRQKLGQIIFSNPEKRRLLNSITHPLIHKEMFKQILLYFIKGYRYVILDVPLLFETRRLTRFLTHTVVVYCDPATQLSRLMQRDGLSHEEAEQRIAAQMPLNEKRGLASHVIENSSSREDTHRQVLRLHTKLEDSMEFLVVRAVALAAVAGLGGLFLYTVKLFVS, encoded by the exons ATGTTTCTGGTGGGGTTAACTGGCGGTATCGCTTCCGGGAAGAGCACAGTGTCGTCTCAGCTGAGAGAACTGGGATGTCCGGTGATTGATGCGGATGTAGTTGCTCGCAAAG TGGTGGAGATTGAGAGCCCAGCGTACAGGCTCATCCTGCAGCATTTTGGACGGGAGGTTTTGTTAGAGAATGGAGAGATTGACAGACAGAAACTGGGGCAGATCATCTTCTCCAACCCTGAGAAACGAAGACTTCTCAATTCCATTACACATCCATTAATACATAAAGAAATGTTCAAACAGATTCTGCTGTACTTcattaaag GCTACAGATATGTGATTTTGGATGTGCCTCTGCTTTTTGAAACACGACGTCTCACTCGTTTCTTAACCCACACTGTTGTAGTTTACTG tgatCCAGCAACACAGCTGTCCAGACTCATGCAGAGAGACGGTCTGAGCCACGAGGAAGCTGAACAGAGAATCGCTGCCCAGATGCCCCTCAATGAGAAGCGTGGACTGGCCAGCCACGTCATCGAAAACTCGAGCTCTCGTGAGGACACTCACAGACAAGTTCTCCGTTTGCACACCAAGCTGGAGGACTCCATGGAGTTTTTGGTCGTAAGGGCCGTCGCTTTAGCAGCTGTCGCTGGGCTCGGCGGTCTTTTCTTATATACAGTCAAACTGTTTGTCTCTTAG